Proteins co-encoded in one Streptomyces sp. JH34 genomic window:
- a CDS encoding CarD family transcriptional regulator, protein MTFKVGDTVVYPHHGAALIEAIETRQIKGVDKTYLVLKVAQGDLTVRVPADNAEFVGVRDVVGQEGLDRVFEVLRAPYAEEPTNWSRRYKANLEKLASGDVIKVAEVVRDLWRRERERGLSAGEKRMLAKARQILVSELALAENTNEDKAEALLDEVLAS, encoded by the coding sequence ATGACGTTCAAGGTTGGCGACACCGTGGTCTATCCCCATCACGGGGCCGCGCTGATCGAGGCTATCGAAACTCGCCAGATCAAAGGCGTGGACAAGACCTACTTGGTGCTCAAGGTCGCCCAGGGCGACTTGACGGTTCGCGTACCGGCAGACAATGCGGAGTTCGTCGGTGTGCGTGACGTAGTCGGGCAGGAAGGCCTGGACCGGGTCTTCGAGGTGCTGCGCGCACCGTATGCCGAGGAGCCGACGAACTGGTCCCGGCGCTACAAGGCAAATCTTGAGAAGCTCGCCTCCGGCGACGTCATCAAGGTCGCCGAAGTGGTCCGCGACCTGTGGCGTCGCGAGCGCGAGCGTGGCCTCTCCGCAGGTGAGAAGCGCATGCTTGCCAAGGCCCGCCAGATCCTGGTGAGCGAGCTCGCTCTCGCGGAGAACACGAACGAGGACAAGGCCGAGGCCCTGCTTGACGAGGTCCTCGCGTCCTGA
- a CDS encoding DUF461 domain-containing protein, with protein MSRSLRHGALAATALVFSIAALSACSAGNDAQTLQVRPDNAATAVDNIKIQNLNIITQPEADAEGPAVVAATLFNDGTKQEVVEKIALPGTGTTVKLQAAKGKGPLVVPAGGRVVIGGKNNASAVIEDGRKAGANGNVQAVAFTFSETGEIELGAAIVPATSFFEGFGPSALPSAKPTAKPSESASGSAAGSASETSDEGSESPGEGSESPSATETGEAAADH; from the coding sequence GTGAGCCGCAGCCTTCGACACGGCGCCCTCGCCGCCACTGCCCTCGTGTTCTCGATCGCCGCACTGTCCGCGTGCAGTGCCGGCAACGACGCGCAGACGCTTCAGGTCAGGCCGGACAACGCAGCCACCGCTGTCGACAACATCAAGATCCAGAACCTGAACATCATCACCCAGCCCGAGGCTGACGCCGAGGGCCCGGCGGTCGTCGCCGCCACGCTCTTCAACGACGGCACGAAGCAGGAGGTCGTCGAGAAGATCGCCCTCCCCGGAACCGGGACCACCGTGAAGCTGCAGGCCGCCAAGGGCAAGGGACCGCTCGTGGTCCCGGCCGGCGGTCGGGTCGTCATCGGCGGGAAGAACAACGCCTCGGCCGTGATCGAGGACGGCCGCAAGGCAGGCGCCAACGGCAATGTGCAGGCTGTCGCCTTCACGTTCAGCGAGACGGGCGAGATCGAGCTCGGCGCCGCCATCGTCCCGGCGACCAGCTTCTTCGAGGGCTTCGGGCCGAGCGCGCTGCCGTCGGCCAAGCCCACGGCCAAGCCCTCCGAGTCCGCGTCGGGCTCCGCGGCGGGCTCGGCCTCGGAGACCTCCGACGAGGGCTCCGAGTCGCCGGGTGAGGGTTCCGAGAGCCCCTCGGCCACGGAGACGGGCGAAGCCGCCGCCGACCACTGA
- a CDS encoding response regulator transcription factor, producing the protein MTRVLVVEDEESFSDALSYMLRKEGFEVAIAATGPDGLDEFERNGADLVLLDLMLPGLPGTEVCRQLRVRSNVPVIMVTAKDSEIDKVVGLEIGADDYVTKPFSSRELVARIRAVLRRRGEPEEVTPAALEAGPVRMDVDRHVVTVSGGKVDLPLKEFDLLEMLLRNAGRVLTRMQLIDRVWGADYVGDTKTLDVHVKRLRAKIEPDPGAPRYLVTVRGLGYKFEP; encoded by the coding sequence GTGACCCGAGTGCTTGTCGTCGAGGATGAGGAATCCTTCAGCGACGCCCTGTCCTACATGCTCCGCAAGGAAGGCTTCGAGGTGGCCATCGCGGCCACCGGCCCGGACGGCCTCGACGAGTTCGAGCGCAACGGCGCCGACCTCGTGCTGCTCGACCTGATGCTGCCGGGCCTGCCCGGTACGGAGGTCTGCCGACAGCTGCGTGTCCGGTCAAACGTCCCGGTGATCATGGTCACCGCGAAGGACAGCGAGATCGACAAGGTCGTCGGCCTGGAAATAGGAGCCGACGACTACGTGACCAAGCCCTTCTCCTCGCGGGAGCTGGTGGCCCGCATCCGAGCGGTCCTGCGTCGCCGCGGCGAGCCGGAGGAGGTCACCCCGGCCGCCCTGGAGGCCGGCCCGGTCCGGATGGACGTGGACCGCCACGTCGTCACCGTCTCCGGTGGCAAGGTCGACCTTCCGCTGAAGGAGTTCGACCTTCTCGAGATGCTCCTGCGCAACGCCGGTCGCGTGCTGACGCGCATGCAGCTGATCGACCGGGTCTGGGGCGCCGACTACGTAGGCGACACCAAGACCCTGGACGTCCACGTCAAGCGGCTGCGCGCCAAGATCGAGCCCGATCCCGGGGCGCCGCGCTACCTGGTCACGGTGCGCGGTCTGGGCTACAAGTTCGAGCCGTAG
- a CDS encoding ATP-binding protein, whose product MDVNAAVAAAAAIAGLCTGVIAMLAFRWSEREQKRPTRTSLRPDSNAALPPGVDTVLSVLSSSAVVLDESDSVVKASSAAYALGLVRGGRLAVEPMLHMARDTRRDGEIRQVELDLPRRGTGRGEALAVSARVAPLGSRLVLLLVEDLTEARRIEAVRRDFVANVSHELKTPVGALSLLSEAVMDASDDPEAVERFAGRMQIEATRLTNLVQELIDLSRVQNDDPLEDAEPVRVEELVDEAVDRCRQQAGSKQITMASGGTADLFVWGNRSQLAAALGNLVENAVNYSPARTRVGIAVRKMAAPGGDLIEIAVTDQGFGISEKDRERVFERFYRVDPARSRATGGTGLGLAIVKHVAASHGGEVTVWSSEGQGSTFTLRLPESGVVRGRTTGGSLVVNDAVDGDGPYETDSLEPFPAPEALP is encoded by the coding sequence GGTGTGATCGCCATGCTGGCGTTCCGCTGGAGCGAACGCGAGCAGAAGCGCCCGACGCGTACATCGCTGCGCCCCGACAGCAACGCCGCGCTCCCCCCGGGGGTGGACACGGTCCTCTCCGTGCTCAGCTCGTCCGCCGTCGTGCTCGACGAGAGCGACAGCGTCGTCAAGGCCAGCTCCGCCGCCTATGCGCTGGGCCTGGTCAGGGGCGGGCGTCTGGCGGTCGAGCCGATGCTGCACATGGCCAGGGACACCCGGCGCGACGGTGAGATACGACAGGTCGAGCTGGACCTCCCGCGTCGCGGTACGGGCCGGGGCGAGGCCCTGGCCGTCTCGGCGCGGGTCGCCCCGCTGGGCTCGCGCCTGGTCCTGCTGCTGGTCGAGGACCTCACGGAGGCCCGTCGCATAGAGGCGGTGCGGCGCGACTTCGTCGCCAACGTCAGTCATGAGCTCAAGACCCCGGTCGGCGCGCTCTCCCTGCTCTCCGAGGCCGTCATGGACGCTTCCGACGACCCGGAGGCGGTGGAGCGGTTCGCCGGCCGCATGCAGATCGAGGCGACCCGGCTGACCAATCTCGTGCAGGAGCTCATCGACCTCTCCCGGGTGCAGAACGACGATCCGCTCGAGGACGCCGAGCCCGTACGGGTGGAGGAGCTGGTCGACGAGGCCGTCGACCGGTGCCGTCAGCAGGCCGGTTCGAAGCAGATCACCATGGCCTCGGGCGGTACCGCGGACCTCTTCGTCTGGGGAAACCGGAGCCAGCTCGCGGCCGCCCTCGGCAATCTCGTGGAGAATGCCGTCAACTACAGCCCCGCCCGCACCCGTGTCGGCATCGCCGTGCGGAAGATGGCCGCACCGGGCGGGGATCTGATCGAGATAGCCGTGACCGACCAGGGCTTCGGCATCTCCGAGAAGGACCGCGAACGCGTCTTCGAGCGGTTCTACCGCGTCGACCCGGCCCGCTCACGGGCCACCGGTGGCACCGGTCTCGGCCTCGCCATCGTCAAGCACGTGGCCGCCTCGCACGGCGGGGAGGTCACCGTATGGAGCTCTGAGGGACAGGGCTCCACGTTCACCCTGCGGCTGCCCGAGTCGGGCGTCGTTCGGGGCCGTACCACCGGCGGATCCCTGGTCGTCAACGACGCTGTTGACGGCGACGGGCCGTACGAGACCGATTCTCTTGAACCATTCCCCGCCCCGGAGGCTCTTCCGTGA